acaaaGCAGAGCTGAAGCTGTTAGGAATGTCAGGGGATCAtcaaagttcattcattcattgaggAGCAAAGAGGTGGGGCCTTCGACCAAGATTAGCAACGCTAAAACTGTCATACAGGGTTTGACCTCATTCTTCCCaagtggaaacaaaaaaaaacgtagCTTTAGAAGCTAATGTACCATTTTACCACTTTATGAGGGTTTAATGTAACATTAAGAATAAAATGATGGTTTGTGAATTCCAGGAAATAGCTGAGAATTCTGTGGTTGGATTCATGTCACCTCCGACACTAAACTGTGTAACGGTGTGGGGATTTGAGTGATGTGATATGAAATGCCATTTTACAACAAGATGAGGGACAATCCAAGTCCTGTAGGAGGACCCCCTCAGTGACTGGAATGTTATTTGTGTGAGCCTCAGGCTGTTGCTGGCACTCCTGCTAACCTGGCACTGTCAAACGAATGCCAATGAGTGAGGAAGTAATTTCTCAAATACCGGGTAGTTATTACGTCCAAAGCATTGCACTGTGGGCTGAAATTATGGTGCATGTCAGGAGGAGCTCCTCAGTAGAgagaacaggaggaggagagatctTTCTGGTATGAGACACAAGGGAAAGAAGCAGAATTGTCATTCAGCCGATTTGGCTtggagaaaataaagcaatcgtaAAAATGTTCATCCAGCTTTATCTTCAGCCAACTTTTATCTCACGCCAAATGCTACAGAGAACCTGCAGGATAAAATACATCATCATATATCATCATTTGTAACAGAGCCAGAGCAACATTGTAATGCATTGGCTGAAATGCAGCCTGGGAATCATCGGCTATCTGATTTAGATTTTAATTGGCTTTTTTCCTAATTTATCTGTAGTCGTACACAGATACTTGTTTACAGAGATTAGCCGAAATGTTGTCTGGACCTTCCCTTAAGTTGGTAAtcaaaatgtaaacaataaGCGGCACACGGAAGAGGAAGTTTTGCACCAGATAACCGAGCTGCACTGGATTTCTATTTGCCGTTGTCCGCAGAGGCTTATCATCAGCAGATGATAGCTGATGGGAACCTAAAGTAAAGCTGTTTCTCTGACATGTGTGCCAGCCTACCCGCGCTCATTTTCCAGCTCTGCCTGAAGGCCCGGAGGTTCAATTGCCACAAACCACATGGAGGATTCTCTACGTGGAGGCAAACTTCCTTGAACTTCACTGTTGCTCCACACTCAGAGCCTCAAACGGTCTCTGCCTCCCCGATGGGGATTTAGGCCACTGATCATTTCTACAGTGAGTCATGATTTTGGAGATTAAGGTCTTGCACAGCAGGGCGCAGATGCACGATTGTAACATGGCACTGAAATTCCCCAGTTTGAGGCAGAGCAAGTGGCACAACTGAGAATACCAATGCCCAGTTGGCTGAGGTATTTCCTGAGTGAGGAGTCACGAAGTAACAACTTATTATCTGAACTGATGGTGTGGAACAGCGTGACTGACACAACAACTAACCTCACGCTCTATTGCTGTATAATCTGAATGGgtacaaatctgtgttttcccCATAGAATATAATCATCCACATAAATGTACTCAAACGCAGGGGATTTAATGCTGCTTCAACACATTTGATAAAAACCCTCAGGGCAGGAGCAAGACCACATGGCACCGGCATGCATTTGTAGGTCATGAAAGGCAAAGCATCAAGCCGAAGAAATTTCCCCTGGGCTTCTTTCGAGGACACGGGTCCAATATGGTATGGATAGCCCCTCAACCACTATCAATTGGTGCGTCCAGCACCTGGGGATGAAATAAGCACACACAACACGCTGTAACCTGAGAGTGGGGGGACCATGTGTGCTGTGGGTTTCCATGTGTGGAGGGTGTTTGCTGCCCTCTACTGGTGCAGGGTTTGTAGTTACATTTGAGTGCTGTACCTTCTTGAAACTATCTGGCTCATCAGTGAGCGCCTATGTGACTAGTTATCCCCAAGAACAGTGCTTGAACCATGTGTGTTGGCCACTGGGTGACTAGCGCTCCAAACTTTGATAGGAAAGTACAGAGACTTGATATACTGCGTTGTATGCAAATACCTCTGTGGTAGACAGAAAGGTACCCGAATGTTAGGCGTCCACACGCTGAAATGACCACACAGGCTCTGCTAACTGAAAATGTCTCTGTAATTTAAAAGTGCTGCAGAGAAGCGAGTATATTGCAGGTCTAGGGAATTGCGTGGCTCTACACACAAGAATATGTTTGCTTATTTGTTTATTGCCATCACTCTGAAATATACACTGCAGAGATGGTGTTCAGATCCAATATCCCTTTCATGTTTGATGTTTTATATCTATGCAATATTCCACAGGAGATAAACTCCAAAGTTTGAATCCTTTTGAAAactctgctgctggctgcatgtATAAAAGCCATTACTCAAAAGTGACTGAGGCCCCAGGCTCCCTCGATTGAAGATTGGATAGACATAGTTTATCAAATATATACAATGGAAGAAGTTGACATATTCCCTCACAATACAGGAAGATAAATTCACCAGTATATGGTCAAGATGGCTTGACTTCAATAAACTTGACTTCAAAGATCACGCGAGACGCCTATGCATTACTAGAACACTACCATTGCTCCCACTGTAATGTTCTGTAATGTATGTAGTTTTGTTTGGTACCAGCATTAATGCCTGTGAAATATGGCCATTGGGAGAAGAAACTCAATACATTTCCATCTGGAAATTTTATTATGCTTTCCTGTGGTTGTAAACTTAATACAAAAAGTGTCAATTGTCCCATTTCTACTGTTATTTCATTTAATCAATTGATTTATTTAGTTTCCCTTTATTTGGGACCTAGTTGGTCAAAATGGGACTTTGAGACAGCAAAAGATTGATGTCAAATATTCCTCCAGATAATAGATATGGCTAAGTTAGGAATCTATTGGAAATTGACTTGAaccttgacattttttttctttttgtttttcttttgtttgtttgttggcttgtttgttttttggcttgttcatttatttatatccTCTTAGCCCTTGTTCTAGTTGTGATATATTACCACCAAAATAGGCATGAAGTGAAGTATTTGTCACTGTTTCTttcattatatatatgtatactagttcatacccattgagtacagcataccataccatgacttagtcataccagaaattagaaaaaacaacaacattggtccacagggggagccacagcgatcggtcccattttagccatttttaatcatttttctgttgttatagcgccacccagttgccaattagagttaaatttctccagtcaccttgaggcgtcctgttctacatatctaccaagtttagtaaaaatcgatacggcagttaggcctagataagaaattagctctgtagcgcccccattttgtttgatgggatCAATAAtagaggggtcccctcagattatgtgtggtcatatgcctacaaagttgcgtggtgatcggtgaaacccttgagatgttatacacctttatgtgatgagccacgccctctgcaatattcattgccttatagaagctcagttttagtaagttttccaacttttgccaagagggaactttagatattggtccctagattatgttcacagagtttcatgcatatcggtcaaacttcctaggaagagatcgactttaagtgtttttcaaaaaattcaaaatggcggacaatctatataaccagaagttatgggttatTAGgcacatttgttcctcatgaggagaggcatctctgtgcaaagtttcatgtctctacgacatacggggcatgagatatgcccattcaaagtttgcaatttcaatcggttgctatagcgcccccctttggccaattgagccaaatttcacatggattgaccaagtcagtgaggagaagtACATGgaatagacacacagacagacacagagtatTCGTCAatatatagtaagatagtaagatatatatatatatatatatatatataaggaaTTTGATGCATGGCTGACAAATTAGCAGGCAGTGAGTTTGACCTGTTTCAGATTTCTCTGTTTCATCAACCCTAAAGTTGGGCACAGACTGcatctgacattttatacactCAACAAATTTCATGGCTGAATGTGCACCACTCGCTCCCTTAGAGTGCAACAAATTTGGTTTTCACCCTTATGTGAAAGATTCAAGTCATGATTTCTTCTTACAGTATTTCAGGagaaatgatgatgtcacatttgACTGACAGGAGGAACGAATAAAGTCCTTGTCATTGCTACTGCTTATATATCCACAGAGGATGCAGCTGTTTACATACGATGACTTGCGTGGCCATCAGTGGAAATTTCATTAAGTGGTAATATGCAGCTGTTCATAATGTTATAGCAACCATGATGACCTGTCATCGATACGTACCTTGATTTACTCAAGCTCCAGGCAGTCCATTTTCCTCCCatagtccaaaaacatgcaggtcagGTGAACTGGAAGTTGCTCATGGCTGTACATGTGGTACCCCTTCTTGGGGTATTTCCAATTTATGTTGCCTGGGGCATGCTGGGAGAGGCTTCACTTTCCAATGATTTTGCACAGTGCCAAGTTTATATGAAGAATGAACAGATCAGCACTCTTATGGTTTTACTATCTCTTAACAGATTGACCAGTTAAGCAGATACATTCCAAAGACTGCTGCATTTACAGATTTATGGACTATGGACATTTTAGGCTTTGCAGACCAAAACAACCTAAATCACTATCATTTGCTATTTGGTTGATTTCAGTTTTGTCATAAACCAGATTATTTGCCATATTTTCTATCAAGAAATGTCCATTTTAGTGAACTTAAAATTGAGTTTACGCACTATTAATATAACaacacagatttaaaacaaGGAATAATATTATGTAATGACCTGGATTTTTGAAATGTGCCACAGATGTTTTCAGAGATTGCCTAAAACACTCCATATGGGTATACTCACATGATCTAATTGTGTGAGCTGCGTGAAATACAATAGCTTAATAGCATTTTTCCAGTAGATGCAACtgaaagaaaatagaaaaaacaaTGCCTTCAATACCAAATGTAATTCACTGAAATAAATGCTATATTCTGTTAAGAatgaatgacaaacacagatcTGACATTCAGAGTAAATTAATCTTGTGTATTTTCCTCCTTAGTGTGAAGCCAAGTGTGAATATGTGATGCTTAACATGCTAAATTGATGCCATCTAGTGGCCGTGACTGGAACTTTTTTAAAGGCATAAATAAAAAccttgtctttcttttctcttcagGAGATCttcatgaaaatgaaaactCCAAACCCTCTTGTCATGGTTGGATGCTACTAAACATCAGACGACCATGGAAGGAGAGAGCGTACTGAACTCTACTGTAAATACCAGCACAATGGATATCCACCTGGTCACCCACAGTCTCTGGGAGGTGATCACCATCGCAACTGTGTCCGCTATAGTCAGCCTCATCACCATTGTGGGGAATGTTCTGGTGATGCTGTCCTTTAAGGTCAACAGCCAGCTGAAGACAGTGAATAATTACTACCTGCTGAGTCTGGCAGCTGCTGACCTCATCATCGGTGTGTTCTCCATGAATCTGTATACGTCTTATATATTGATGGGCTACTGGGCCTTAGGGAACCTTGCCTGTGACCTGTGGTTAGCGTTGGATTATGTAGCCAGTAACGCCTCAGTCATGAACCTGTTGGTGATCAGCTTTGACAGATATTTTTCCATCACCAGACCTCTGACCTACAGAGCCAAGCGGACTCCCAAACGTGCTGGGATCATGATTGGTTTGGCCTGGCTGGTGTCACTTATTCTGTGGGCCCCACCTATTCTCTGCTGGCAATACTTTGTAGGAAAAAGGACTGTCCCTGAGCGGCAATGCCAGATCCAGTTTTTCTCCGAGCCTGTGATAACCTTTGGGACAGCGATCGCTGCCTTTTATATCCCAGTATCAGTCATGACAATCCTATACTGTCGAATCTACaaggagacagagaagaggaCCAAAGACCTGGCGGAGCTGCAGGGGATTAACTATCCCACAGAGCCTGGGGTCCCCCAGCCTCAGAAGACCATTATCAGATCCTGTTTTAGCTGTAAATTAAGGTCGGCTTCACATGACAGGAATCAAGCCTCTTGGTCGTCCTCCAGCAGAAGCAATGCGGCCAAATCAGCAGCCACCACCAATGATGAGTGGTCCAAAGCTGGTCAGTTGACCACCTTCAACAGTTACGCCTCCTCTGAGGATGAGGACAGGCCTGTGTCTCCAGGGGGCTTCCAGCCCTCCTTCAGGAACCAGGCTTGTGAGACCATCAAGAGCGGAGTTGGCAGTGAGAGTGAGCAGCTCAGCAGCTATGATGAGGACAGCTTCTTCCAGACGCCACCCAAAAGCAACTCTCAGAAGAGCGGCAAGTGTGTGTCCTACAAGTTCAAGCCGGTGGCCAAAGACACTCACGTGGAGCACCACAGCAAGAACGGAGACACCAAAATGGCTTCGTCAACGTTCTCCTCGGCTGAGTCCATGAGTGTCCCGTCCACCTCCTCCACGTCTAAGCCCATAGACGCCACGCTGAAGAACCAGATCACCAAGAGGAAGAGGATGGTGCTGATCAAGGAGAGGAAGGCAGCTCAGACTCTCAGCGCCATCTTGCTTGCCTTCATCCTAACATGGACGCCTT
This Epinephelus lanceolatus isolate andai-2023 chromosome 15, ASM4190304v1, whole genome shotgun sequence DNA region includes the following protein-coding sequences:
- the chrm5a gene encoding muscarinic acetylcholine receptor M5a produces the protein MEGESVLNSTVNTSTMDIHLVTHSLWEVITIATVSAIVSLITIVGNVLVMLSFKVNSQLKTVNNYYLLSLAAADLIIGVFSMNLYTSYILMGYWALGNLACDLWLALDYVASNASVMNLLVISFDRYFSITRPLTYRAKRTPKRAGIMIGLAWLVSLILWAPPILCWQYFVGKRTVPERQCQIQFFSEPVITFGTAIAAFYIPVSVMTILYCRIYKETEKRTKDLAELQGINYPTEPGVPQPQKTIIRSCFSCKLRSASHDRNQASWSSSSRSNAAKSAATTNDEWSKAGQLTTFNSYASSEDEDRPVSPGGFQPSFRNQACETIKSGVGSESEQLSSYDEDSFFQTPPKSNSQKSGKCVSYKFKPVAKDTHVEHHSKNGDTKMASSTFSSAESMSVPSTSSTSKPIDATLKNQITKRKRMVLIKERKAAQTLSAILLAFILTWTPYNIMVLISTFCSDCIPLSLWHLGYWLCYVNSTVNPMCYALCNKTFQKTFRMLLLCQWKKKRIEEKLYWYGQNPVVSSKLT